The window GGGATCGCCGGGCGGGCGGTCGGCGGGTGGGGCAAGCGGCTGGCGGGGCAGAGCGCGGAGCAGGTCAACGCGACGCTCTCGGCGAAAGCCGCCGAGCAGCTGTTCGAGGTGCTCGGCACGCTCAAGGGCGGGGCGATGAAGTTCGGCCAGGCGCTGAGCGTGTTCGAGGCGGCAGTGCCGGACGACATGGCGAAGCCGTACCGCGAGGCGCTGACGAAGCTGCAGGCCGCGGCGCCGCCGATGGCGGCCCGCCAGACCCACCGCGTGCTCGCCGAGCAGTTGGGCCGCACCTGGAGCAGCCGGTTCGCCTCGTTCGACGACGAGCCGGCGGCGGCCGCGAGCATCGGCCAGGTGCACCGCGCGGTCTGGCACGACGGCCGCGAGGTCGCGGTCAAGGTCCAGTACCCGGGGGCCGACGAGGCGTTGCGCAGCGACCTGCGGCAGCTGCAGCGGTTCAGCCGGCTGTTCCAGGCGTTCGTGCCCGGCACCGAGGTCAAGCCGCTGCTGGCCGAACTCGCCGAGCGGATGAACGAGGAGCTCGACTACCAGGGCGAGGCGCAGCACCAGCGCGCCTTCGCGAAGGCGTTCGACGGCGATCCCGGCATCCTCGTGCCACGCGTGGTGGCCAGCGCGCCGAAGGTCGTGGTGACGGAGTGGGTGACCGGCACGCCGTTGTCGAAGGTCATCGCGGACGGCGACCGCGAGACCCGGAACCTGGCAGGCCGGCTGCTGACGGAGTTCCACTACTCGTCGCCGGAGCGCGTCCACCTGCTGCACTCGGACCCGCACCCGGGCAACTTCATGATCACCGAGGACGACCGGCTGTGCGTCATCGACTTCGGCGGCGTGGCCCGGCTACCCGACGGCATCCCGCGCCACCTGGGCGAAATGACGCGGCTGGCCCTCGACGGCGAGTCCGCCGAGCTGATGCGGCTGCTGCGGGAGAACCGGTTCATCCGCACCGACAGCGACCTGACCGCGGACGAGGTGCTCGCGTACCTGGCGCCGTTCACCGAGCCGCTGGCGAAGCCGGTGTTCCACTTCACGCGCAAGTGGATGCAGAAACAGGCGTGGCGCGTCGGCGACAGCCGCGGCAACGACTTCCGGGTCGGCCGGTCGCTCAACCTGCCGCCCGAGTACCTGATGATCCACCGGGTGACGGCCGGGTCGACGGGCATCCTCTGCCAGCTCGACGCGGAGATCCCGGCACGCGGCATCGTCGAGCGCTGGCAGCCCGGATTCGCCGCCTGAGTTGTCCACAGGCCGGGGCGCGAACGGGCGGATTCCGGCGAGTTGTCCACAGCTGCGCGGGACGGGGTTCCACCCGGTTGGCCGAGCCGCCATGCTCGGTGCATGACCGCTACTCAATGCACCGATCCACTGGCACTCAGTAACCCCGGCTCGTGCGAGGTGA of the Amycolatopsis sp. NBC_01488 genome contains:
- a CDS encoding ABC1 kinase family protein, coding for MTDFRDPGDRDTAMPRKGAARTAKLASLPLGIAGRAVGGWGKRLAGQSAEQVNATLSAKAAEQLFEVLGTLKGGAMKFGQALSVFEAAVPDDMAKPYREALTKLQAAAPPMAARQTHRVLAEQLGRTWSSRFASFDDEPAAAASIGQVHRAVWHDGREVAVKVQYPGADEALRSDLRQLQRFSRLFQAFVPGTEVKPLLAELAERMNEELDYQGEAQHQRAFAKAFDGDPGILVPRVVASAPKVVVTEWVTGTPLSKVIADGDRETRNLAGRLLTEFHYSSPERVHLLHSDPHPGNFMITEDDRLCVIDFGGVARLPDGIPRHLGEMTRLALDGESAELMRLLRENRFIRTDSDLTADEVLAYLAPFTEPLAKPVFHFTRKWMQKQAWRVGDSRGNDFRVGRSLNLPPEYLMIHRVTAGSTGILCQLDAEIPARGIVERWQPGFAA